From the genome of Haloterrigena sp. KLK7, one region includes:
- a CDS encoding PHP domain-containing protein, with product MLSVELHTHSSLSYDGRDPVELILEQADAVGLDAIAVTDHDEIDASLDAAERAADYGLLGIPGMEISSKAGHVLGLGLEEAVPPGLSYESTLEAIWEQDGLAVIPHPFQESRHGVMARISREELAAGDAIEVYNSRLLTGRANRQAERFARARDLPMTAGSDAHISEMVGQAVTRVDADERSADAVLEAIREGRTTVEGKRTPWHISFRQAAGGVTRRVRNTMLSLFR from the coding sequence GTGCTGTCGGTTGAACTCCACACTCACTCGTCGCTGTCCTACGACGGCCGCGATCCGGTCGAACTCATCCTCGAACAGGCCGACGCCGTCGGGTTGGACGCGATCGCCGTCACCGACCACGACGAGATCGACGCGAGCCTCGACGCCGCCGAACGCGCCGCCGACTACGGACTGCTCGGGATCCCCGGCATGGAGATCTCGAGCAAGGCCGGCCACGTCCTCGGGCTCGGACTCGAAGAGGCCGTCCCGCCCGGTCTCTCCTACGAATCGACGCTCGAAGCGATCTGGGAACAGGACGGCCTCGCGGTGATCCCGCATCCGTTCCAGGAGTCGCGCCACGGCGTGATGGCCCGCATCAGCCGCGAGGAACTCGCCGCGGGCGACGCCATCGAGGTCTACAACTCTCGGCTCCTGACCGGCCGCGCGAACCGACAGGCCGAGCGGTTCGCCCGCGCCCGCGACCTGCCGATGACCGCCGGTAGCGACGCCCACATCAGCGAGATGGTCGGGCAGGCCGTCACCCGCGTCGACGCCGACGAGCGCTCCGCCGACGCCGTCCTCGAGGCGATCCGCGAGGGGCGGACCACCGTCGAGGGCAAGCGGACCCCCTGGCATATCAGCTTCCGACAGGCCGCCGGCGGCGTCACCCGCCGCGTGAGAAACACCATGCTGAGCCTGTTCCGATGA
- a CDS encoding DUF5820 family protein, whose protein sequence is MTDPAVDADSDALSPLPDGWDVWNRGEDGRLVLAYRPDVFNGDAFPAACLPTLYLTHGKRTRRPGTNPTNRADDDDWYVSFYLEPDVSADTERFPTREEALERVVELAKAFDGGEIDYRGLYQVPRETYFERLDELTGADGADTASTE, encoded by the coding sequence ATGACCGATCCGGCTGTCGACGCCGATTCCGACGCGCTATCGCCGCTCCCCGACGGCTGGGACGTCTGGAACCGAGGCGAGGACGGGCGACTCGTGCTCGCCTACCGGCCGGACGTCTTCAACGGGGACGCGTTCCCGGCGGCCTGTCTGCCCACGCTCTACCTGACACACGGGAAACGGACGCGCCGTCCCGGGACCAACCCCACCAACCGGGCCGATGACGACGACTGGTACGTCTCCTTCTACCTCGAGCCCGACGTCTCGGCGGACACCGAGCGATTCCCGACGCGAGAGGAGGCGCTCGAGCGGGTCGTCGAACTCGCGAAGGCGTTCGACGGCGGCGAGATCGACTATCGGGGACTCTACCAGGTCCCTCGCGAGACGTACTTCGAGCGACTGGACGAGCTGACGGGCGCGGACGGCGCCGACACCGCATCGACCGAGTGA
- a CDS encoding kinase anchor protein, whose translation MTGDDYVTEADHTLEETYEEPMDLATYVDRIFENPTIASHASKYLLEAIEAAGTRTVVEEGEEKERYRFFDDPYNDGEHAILGNTEVLNGFVDDLRSIAAGRAKDEKIIWFEGPTATGKSELKRCLVNGLREYSKTPEGRRYTVEWNVTTAEAGDRGLSYGTGDPTATDDQHWYESPVQTHPLSVFPQNVRERLLEDLNAELDDHVPVQVDAELDPFSREAYDFLEERYRREGEEELFSAITDDDHLRVKNYVVDIGQGVGVLHSEDEGRPKERLVGSWMHGMLQELDSRGRKNPQAFSYDGVLSQGNGVLTIVEDAAQHADLLQKLLNVPDEQSVKLDKGIGMDVDSQLLIISNPDLEAQLNQHSDRNGMDPLKALKRRLDKHQFGYLTNLSLESELIRRELTNETSVWEAESYDELEDRIREPVSVTVKDQDGETHTREFAPHAIEAAALYAVATRLDEENLPNGLDLVDKALIYDQGYLQEGDSRREKEEFDFDGEAHDGEHGIPVTYTRDTLAELLQTERDRHHPDLAVENVVMPRDVLNAMAEGLADAPVFSTGERSEFENRIVPVKNYLFDQQESDVIEAIMHDKRVDEETVAEYVEHVYAWETEEPLYNDRGERVEPDPLKMKLFEIEHLGRFSEGEYEGNLPRESVRNFRREKVITSLNRHAWEHRNEDFSVEDVDLTAIPVIKTVLESHDWEDVQRTFEDFDPRQWDDPPSGTQTASVKERTIETMVDLFDYSEASAELTSRHVMGQVSYRWD comes from the coding sequence ATGACCGGGGACGACTACGTCACCGAGGCCGATCACACGCTCGAGGAGACCTACGAGGAGCCGATGGACCTCGCGACCTACGTCGATCGGATCTTCGAGAATCCGACGATCGCCTCCCACGCGTCGAAGTACCTCCTCGAGGCGATCGAGGCCGCCGGCACCCGCACGGTCGTCGAGGAGGGCGAGGAGAAGGAGCGCTACCGCTTCTTCGACGACCCGTACAACGACGGCGAGCACGCGATCCTCGGCAACACCGAGGTGCTCAACGGGTTCGTCGACGACCTCCGGTCGATCGCCGCGGGGCGGGCGAAAGACGAGAAGATCATCTGGTTCGAGGGCCCCACGGCGACGGGCAAGTCCGAACTCAAGCGCTGTCTGGTCAACGGGCTGCGCGAGTACTCGAAGACGCCCGAGGGACGGCGCTACACGGTCGAGTGGAACGTGACCACCGCCGAGGCCGGCGACCGCGGCCTGAGCTACGGGACCGGCGATCCCACGGCGACGGACGACCAGCACTGGTACGAGAGCCCCGTCCAGACCCACCCGCTGTCGGTGTTCCCTCAGAACGTCCGCGAGCGGTTGCTCGAGGACCTCAACGCCGAACTCGACGACCACGTCCCCGTCCAGGTCGACGCGGAACTCGACCCGTTCTCCCGGGAGGCCTACGACTTCTTAGAGGAGCGCTACCGCCGGGAGGGCGAGGAGGAGCTGTTCTCGGCGATCACCGACGACGACCACCTCCGCGTGAAGAACTACGTCGTCGACATCGGTCAGGGCGTCGGCGTCCTCCACTCGGAGGACGAGGGCCGACCCAAGGAACGGCTCGTCGGCTCCTGGATGCACGGCATGCTGCAGGAACTGGACTCCCGCGGGCGCAAGAACCCGCAGGCGTTCTCCTACGACGGCGTCCTCTCGCAGGGCAACGGCGTCCTCACGATCGTCGAGGACGCGGCCCAGCACGCCGACCTGCTGCAGAAGCTGCTGAACGTCCCCGACGAGCAGTCGGTGAAACTGGACAAGGGAATCGGGATGGACGTCGACTCCCAGCTGTTGATCATCTCGAACCCCGACCTCGAGGCGCAGCTCAACCAGCACTCGGACCGCAACGGCATGGACCCCCTGAAAGCGCTCAAACGCCGACTGGACAAACACCAGTTCGGCTACCTGACGAACCTCTCGCTCGAGTCCGAGCTCATCCGTCGCGAACTGACCAACGAGACGTCCGTCTGGGAGGCCGAGAGCTACGACGAACTCGAGGATCGCATCCGCGAACCGGTGTCGGTGACGGTCAAGGATCAGGACGGCGAGACGCACACGCGGGAGTTCGCGCCCCACGCGATCGAGGCGGCCGCCCTCTACGCGGTCGCGACGCGACTCGACGAGGAGAACCTCCCCAACGGACTGGACCTCGTCGACAAGGCCCTGATCTACGACCAGGGCTACCTCCAGGAGGGCGACTCCCGCCGCGAGAAAGAGGAGTTCGACTTCGACGGCGAGGCCCACGACGGCGAACACGGCATCCCGGTGACCTACACGCGGGACACCCTCGCCGAACTGCTCCAGACCGAGCGGGACCGCCACCACCCCGATCTGGCGGTCGAGAACGTGGTCATGCCCCGGGACGTGCTCAACGCGATGGCCGAGGGACTGGCCGACGCCCCCGTCTTCTCGACGGGCGAGCGCTCGGAGTTCGAGAACCGAATCGTGCCCGTGAAGAACTACCTCTTCGACCAACAGGAGAGCGACGTCATCGAGGCGATCATGCACGACAAGCGGGTCGACGAGGAGACCGTCGCCGAGTACGTCGAACACGTCTACGCCTGGGAGACCGAGGAGCCGCTGTACAACGACCGCGGCGAGCGCGTCGAGCCGGACCCGCTGAAGATGAAGCTGTTCGAGATCGAACACCTCGGCCGGTTCTCCGAGGGCGAGTACGAGGGCAACCTCCCGCGGGAGAGCGTCCGTAACTTCCGCCGCGAGAAGGTGATCACCTCGCTGAACCGCCACGCGTGGGAACACCGCAACGAGGACTTCTCGGTCGAGGACGTCGACCTGACGGCGATCCCGGTGATCAAGACCGTCCTCGAGAGCCACGACTGGGAGGACGTCCAGCGGACCTTCGAGGACTTCGACCCGCGCCAGTGGGACGACCCACCGAGCGGCACGCAGACGGCGTCGGTCAAGGAGCGAACGATCGAAACGATGGTCGACCTCTTCGACTACTCGGAGGCGTCGGCCGAGCTAACCAGCCGACACGTCATGGGACAGGTGAGCTACAGATGGGACTGA
- a CDS encoding YeaH/YhbH family protein, with amino-acid sequence MGLKDDLERFREVGEQRREDLADFIQYGDLSGGGNSDIQIPVKIVSLPEFEYDQRDKGGVGQGEDGTPQPGQPVGQPQPQPGDDDGEDGEPGEEGGDHEYYEMDPEEFAEELDEELGLDLDPKGKKVVEEKEGPFTDMTRTGPDSTLDFERMFKEGLKRKLAMDFDEEFLRELCKVEGIEPREVFEWARGENLPVSMAWVEEAYSSIPDDERGKWASIEEVEANVERESVQQKIRREGIKQVPFRREDERYRHPEIIEEKEKNVVVVNIRDVSGSMREKKRELVERTFTPLDWYLQGKYDNAEFVYIAHDADAWEVERDDFFGIRSGGGTKISSAYELANELLEEYPWSDWNRYVFAAGDSENSSNDTEERVIPMMEQIPANLHAYVETQPSGNAINATHAEELERHFGTDADDVAVAYVNSKEDVTDAIYEILSTEGEADE; translated from the coding sequence ATGGGACTGAAAGACGACCTCGAGCGATTCCGGGAAGTGGGCGAACAGCGCCGCGAGGATCTGGCCGACTTCATCCAGTACGGCGATCTGAGCGGCGGCGGGAACAGCGACATCCAGATCCCGGTCAAGATCGTCTCGCTACCGGAGTTCGAGTACGACCAGCGGGACAAGGGCGGCGTCGGCCAGGGCGAGGACGGCACGCCCCAGCCCGGCCAGCCGGTCGGCCAGCCCCAGCCACAGCCGGGCGACGACGACGGCGAGGACGGCGAACCCGGCGAGGAGGGCGGCGACCACGAGTACTACGAGATGGACCCCGAGGAGTTCGCCGAGGAACTCGACGAGGAACTCGGCTTAGACCTCGATCCGAAGGGGAAGAAGGTCGTCGAGGAGAAGGAAGGCCCCTTCACCGACATGACCCGGACGGGCCCCGACAGCACCCTCGACTTCGAGCGGATGTTCAAGGAGGGGCTCAAGCGAAAGCTCGCGATGGACTTCGACGAGGAGTTCCTGCGGGAACTCTGCAAGGTCGAAGGGATCGAGCCCCGCGAGGTCTTCGAGTGGGCCCGCGGCGAGAACCTACCCGTCTCGATGGCCTGGGTCGAGGAAGCTTACAGTAGCATTCCCGATGACGAACGCGGGAAATGGGCCTCCATCGAGGAGGTCGAGGCGAACGTCGAACGCGAGAGCGTCCAGCAGAAGATCCGCCGGGAGGGGATCAAACAGGTCCCCTTCCGCCGCGAGGACGAGCGCTACCGCCACCCGGAGATCATCGAGGAGAAGGAGAAGAACGTCGTGGTCGTCAACATCCGCGACGTCTCCGGCTCGATGCGCGAGAAGAAACGCGAACTCGTCGAGCGGACCTTCACCCCGCTGGACTGGTACCTCCAGGGCAAGTACGACAACGCCGAGTTCGTCTACATCGCCCACGACGCCGACGCCTGGGAGGTCGAACGCGACGACTTCTTCGGCATCCGCAGCGGCGGCGGGACGAAGATCTCGAGCGCCTACGAACTCGCGAACGAACTGCTCGAGGAGTACCCCTGGAGCGACTGGAACCGGTACGTCTTCGCCGCGGGCGACTCCGAGAACTCCTCGAACGACACCGAAGAGCGCGTCATTCCGATGATGGAGCAGATCCCGGCGAACCTCCACGCCTACGTGGAGACCCAGCCCAGCGGCAACGCGATCAACGCCACCCACGCCGAGGAGCTCGAGCGCCACTTCGGCACCGACGCCGACGACGTGGCCGTGGCGTACGTCAACAGCAAGGAGGACGTGACGGACGCGATCTACGAGATCCTCTCGACGGAGGGTGAAGCAGATGAGTAA
- a CDS encoding UPF0179 family protein has translation MSTVTLVGTRLADPETEFVYHGEADACAGCPYRSQCLNLESGTKYRITSVRENAQTLECAMHDGGVRAVEVEPADVRANITSKGAFAGSKTSLPGPCPYVECPSHEYCEPDGAEFDEEYRIREILGDPPHDVCHLDRPLELVELDTDD, from the coding sequence ATGTCGACCGTCACGCTCGTCGGAACCCGGCTGGCCGACCCGGAGACCGAGTTCGTCTACCACGGCGAGGCCGACGCCTGCGCCGGCTGTCCCTACCGGAGTCAGTGTCTCAATCTCGAGTCCGGCACCAAGTACCGCATCACGTCCGTCCGGGAGAACGCCCAGACCCTCGAGTGCGCCATGCACGACGGGGGCGTCCGCGCCGTCGAGGTCGAACCCGCAGACGTGCGCGCGAACATCACCTCGAAGGGGGCCTTCGCCGGCAGCAAGACCAGCCTCCCCGGGCCCTGTCCCTACGTCGAGTGTCCCAGCCACGAGTACTGCGAGCCCGACGGGGCCGAGTTCGACGAAGAGTATCGTATCCGCGAGATCCTCGGCGACCCGCCACACGACGTCTGCCATCTGGATCGACCGCTCGAGTTGGTCGAACTGGACACCGACGACTGA
- a CDS encoding asparagine synthase-related protein, with translation MTLRGAAPDTVREALETGDPLPGTSGFAGELEGTLVRDVLGRVPVYVESDDLEKGTERASREWAFEPGALEAPELLPVGTALELAATDAAPERRWTVPEPTPESDPEVALEALTDAIETAAADALAPDREIAVAFSGGVDSALVAELLDAPLYVVGFPDSHDVAAARSAADAMGRDLTVVELEPADLERAVPRVAEATGRTNAMDVQIALPLYLVGERVAADGFDALAVGQGADELFGGYEKVVRLDHRVDAETTRGAVREQIASLPDQLPRDVRAIEATGLEPVAPLLHDAVVDAALRLPDSLLADETERKRALRRVAADFLPEALVSREKKAVQYGSLVARELDRLARQAGYKRRIDDHVTKYVRSLTPGVEAPAPPTDS, from the coding sequence ATGACGCTGCGCGGCGCCGCCCCCGACACCGTCCGCGAGGCCCTCGAGACCGGCGATCCCCTCCCCGGAACGAGCGGCTTCGCCGGCGAACTCGAGGGAACGCTCGTCCGGGACGTCCTCGGCCGCGTGCCGGTCTACGTCGAAAGCGACGATCTCGAGAAAGGCACCGAGCGCGCGAGCCGCGAATGGGCCTTCGAACCCGGCGCGCTCGAGGCGCCGGAGCTCCTCCCCGTGGGGACCGCACTCGAGCTCGCCGCGACCGACGCCGCTCCCGAGCGTCGCTGGACGGTACCCGAACCGACCCCGGAGAGCGATCCGGAGGTCGCACTCGAGGCCCTGACCGACGCGATCGAGACCGCCGCGGCCGACGCGCTCGCTCCCGATCGGGAGATCGCCGTCGCCTTCTCCGGCGGCGTCGACTCGGCGCTGGTCGCCGAACTGCTGGACGCGCCGCTGTACGTCGTCGGCTTCCCCGACAGCCACGACGTCGCGGCCGCCCGGTCCGCCGCCGACGCGATGGGGCGCGATCTCACCGTCGTCGAACTCGAGCCGGCCGACCTCGAGCGAGCCGTCCCCCGCGTCGCCGAAGCGACCGGGCGCACGAACGCGATGGACGTCCAGATCGCCCTGCCGCTGTACCTGGTCGGCGAGCGCGTCGCCGCCGACGGCTTCGACGCGCTGGCGGTCGGCCAGGGCGCCGACGAACTGTTCGGCGGCTACGAGAAGGTCGTCCGCCTCGATCACCGCGTCGACGCCGAGACGACGCGGGGAGCGGTCCGCGAGCAGATCGCCTCCCTGCCCGACCAGCTACCCAGAGACGTCCGCGCGATCGAGGCGACCGGTCTCGAGCCGGTCGCGCCGCTCTTGCACGATGCCGTCGTCGACGCGGCGCTGCGTCTCCCGGACTCGTTGCTGGCCGACGAGACCGAGCGGAAGCGCGCGCTCCGACGCGTCGCGGCCGACTTCCTCCCTGAAGCGCTCGTCTCGAGGGAGAAAAAGGCCGTCCAGTACGGGAGCCTCGTCGCTCGCGAACTCGATCGCCTCGCCAGACAGGCCGGCTACAAGCGCCGCATCGACGACCACGTGACGAAGTACGTCCGCTCGCTGACACCGGGAGTCGAGGCACCGGCGCCGCCGACCGACTCCTGA
- a CDS encoding serine protein kinase PrkA — protein sequence MTGDIETLETLSTDYKESMPADLRETKSFDWYLEECYEDPKITRNAHQRVADMFDYYGTTYDETEGVVEYLLASEDPLNDGENTFYGRVIHQSIHEFVNKVKSGARRLGPERRIKLLLGPVGSGKSHFDKQVRKYFEDYTLREEGRMYTFRWTNLCDVIQDQDPADDSVRSPMNQDPLVLLPLEQRQRVIDDLNENLDAPYTIQNEQALDPESEFYMDKLLAHYDDDLQQVLENHVEIVRFVADENKRQGLETFEPKDKKNQDETELTGDVNYSKIAIYGESDPRAFDYSGAFCNANRGIFSGEELLKLQREFLYDFLHATQEQTIKPKNNPRIDIDQVIVGRTNMPEYKDKKGDEKMEAFNDRTKRIDFPYVLSYEDEAEIYNKMLSNADVPDINVEPHTLEMAGLFGVLTRIEEPDTETIDLLSKAKAYNGEIDEGDDIDVKKLREEAEQKAEIGEGMVGVSPRFIGDEIAEAIMDSKHRQRGFLSPLTVFNFFEENLEHHGSIPEDNFEKYYRYLETVREEYKERAIEDVRHALAYDIDEIQRQGEKYMDHVMAYIDDDTIEDDLTGREQEPDETFLRSVEEKLDIPEDRKEDFRQEVSNWVSRRAREGEAFNPQDNERLRRALERKLWEDKKHNINFSALVSANEFDDDERSAWIDALMEQGYSEEGAKEVLEFAGAEVAKAEMD from the coding sequence ATGACCGGTGACATCGAGACACTCGAGACGCTCAGCACGGATTACAAGGAATCGATGCCCGCAGACCTGCGGGAGACCAAGTCCTTCGACTGGTACCTAGAGGAGTGCTACGAGGACCCGAAGATCACCCGCAACGCCCACCAGCGCGTCGCGGACATGTTCGACTACTACGGGACGACCTACGACGAGACCGAGGGCGTCGTCGAGTACCTCCTCGCGAGCGAGGACCCGCTGAACGACGGCGAGAACACCTTCTACGGGCGAGTGATCCACCAGTCGATCCACGAGTTCGTGAACAAGGTCAAGTCGGGCGCCCGACGGCTCGGCCCCGAACGGCGTATCAAGCTGCTGCTCGGCCCGGTCGGCTCCGGGAAGTCCCACTTCGACAAGCAGGTCCGCAAGTACTTCGAGGACTACACGCTCCGCGAGGAGGGCCGGATGTACACGTTCCGGTGGACCAACCTCTGTGACGTCATCCAGGACCAGGACCCGGCCGACGACAGCGTCCGGTCCCCGATGAACCAGGATCCCCTCGTCTTGCTCCCGTTAGAGCAGCGCCAGCGCGTGATCGACGACCTCAACGAGAACTTAGACGCGCCCTACACGATCCAGAACGAGCAGGCGCTGGACCCCGAAAGCGAGTTCTACATGGACAAGCTGCTGGCCCACTACGACGACGACCTCCAGCAGGTCCTCGAGAACCACGTCGAGATCGTTCGGTTCGTCGCCGACGAGAACAAGCGCCAGGGCCTCGAGACGTTCGAACCCAAGGACAAGAAGAACCAGGACGAGACGGAGCTGACCGGCGACGTCAACTACTCCAAGATCGCCATCTACGGCGAGAGTGACCCGCGCGCGTTCGACTACTCGGGGGCGTTCTGTAACGCCAACCGCGGCATCTTCTCCGGCGAGGAGCTGCTCAAGCTCCAGCGGGAGTTCCTCTACGACTTCCTGCACGCGACCCAGGAACAGACGATCAAGCCCAAGAACAACCCGCGGATCGACATCGACCAGGTGATCGTCGGCCGGACGAACATGCCCGAGTACAAGGACAAGAAGGGCGACGAGAAGATGGAGGCGTTCAACGACCGCACCAAGCGGATCGACTTCCCGTACGTCCTCAGCTACGAGGACGAGGCCGAGATCTACAACAAGATGCTTTCCAACGCCGACGTCCCCGACATCAACGTCGAGCCCCACACGCTCGAGATGGCGGGCCTGTTCGGCGTCCTCACGCGCATCGAGGAGCCCGACACCGAGACGATCGATCTGCTCTCGAAGGCCAAGGCCTACAACGGCGAGATCGACGAGGGCGACGACATCGACGTCAAGAAGCTCCGCGAGGAAGCGGAACAGAAGGCCGAGATCGGCGAGGGCATGGTCGGGGTCTCCCCGCGGTTCATCGGCGACGAGATCGCCGAGGCCATCATGGACTCGAAACACCGCCAGCGCGGCTTCCTCTCGCCGCTGACGGTGTTCAACTTCTTCGAGGAGAACTTAGAGCACCACGGCTCCATTCCGGAGGACAACTTCGAGAAGTACTACCGCTACCTCGAGACGGTCCGCGAGGAGTACAAGGAGCGAGCCATCGAGGACGTCCGCCACGCGCTGGCCTACGACATCGACGAGATCCAGCGCCAGGGCGAGAAGTACATGGACCACGTGATGGCCTACATCGACGACGACACCATCGAGGACGACCTCACGGGCCGCGAGCAGGAACCCGACGAGACCTTCCTGCGCTCCGTCGAGGAGAAACTCGACATCCCCGAAGATCGGAAGGAGGACTTCCGCCAGGAGGTCTCCAACTGGGTCTCCCGACGCGCCCGCGAGGGCGAGGCGTTCAACCCGCAGGACAACGAGCGCCTGCGCCGCGCGTTAGAGCGCAAGCTCTGGGAAGACAAGAAGCACAACATCAACTTCTCCGCGCTGGTCAGCGCCAACGAGTTCGACGACGACGAGCGCTCCGCGTGGATCGACGCGCTGATGGAACAGGGCTACTCCGAGGAGGGCGCCAAGGAAGTGCTCGAGTTCGCCGGCGCGGAGGTCGCCAAGGCGGAGATGGACTGA
- a CDS encoding SpoVR family protein encodes MSKRNSNADRFRKQAIAGELEEPVSEARNLAEKLGLEPYPVKYWIIDYDEMNELIAYGGFQSRYPHWRWGMQYDKQQKQGQYGGGKAFEIVNNDNPAHAFLQESNTIADQKAVITHVEAHSDFFANNEWFGLFTSGRADEEQVNAAAMLERHARAIDEYMADPEIDRAEVEKWIDHCLSLEDNIDQHRVFERRLDVDGPVDDLDDDLAEKLDELGLSDEVKGEVFDEEWLEKLEEDGEAVSFPEEPQKDVLAFVREHGKQYDDEAGRAAEMEEWQRDILDMMRAEAYYFAAQKMTKVMNEGWAAYWESTMMTDEAFAGDDEFMNYADHMAKVLASGGLNPYSLGMELWEYVENRTNRREVLEHLLRVEGISWRNLMDVVDFDEVLETLEPPEAIDTITPETLDALEEVPEEYVDREALAAAQEGEIDVSKYPWKVLTEEGLARRHYSLVKRQHRGFLTRVSQNDLEQIGRYLFDDARYESVAEALADVDFTAGWDRMFDIRESHNDVTFLDEFLTQEFITENNYFTYEHSQATGQFHVASDAAEDVKKKLLLQFTNFGKPTIAVYDGNYNNANELLLGHQYNGVMLDLGQAKETLKRIFELWGRPVNLLTIVKEIDDHDIEVAKRRNREPEPEERGKLIRYDGDEVTVEDVPWEEVDHLSADDVDYDTKPDEWLA; translated from the coding sequence ATGAGTAAACGCAACTCCAACGCGGACCGATTCCGCAAACAGGCGATCGCCGGCGAACTCGAGGAACCCGTTTCGGAGGCCAGGAACCTGGCCGAGAAACTCGGCCTCGAGCCCTACCCGGTGAAGTACTGGATCATCGACTACGACGAGATGAACGAGCTCATCGCCTACGGGGGCTTTCAGTCGCGATACCCCCACTGGCGGTGGGGCATGCAGTACGACAAGCAGCAAAAGCAGGGCCAGTACGGCGGCGGGAAGGCCTTCGAGATCGTCAACAACGACAATCCGGCCCACGCGTTCCTACAGGAGTCGAACACGATCGCCGACCAGAAGGCGGTCATCACCCACGTCGAGGCCCACTCGGACTTCTTCGCGAACAACGAGTGGTTCGGCCTCTTCACCAGCGGCCGAGCCGACGAGGAGCAGGTCAACGCCGCCGCCATGCTCGAGCGCCACGCGCGCGCGATCGACGAGTATATGGCCGATCCCGAGATCGACCGCGCCGAGGTCGAGAAGTGGATCGATCACTGCCTCTCGCTGGAGGACAACATCGACCAGCACCGCGTGTTCGAGCGCCGTCTCGACGTCGACGGGCCGGTCGACGACCTCGACGACGACCTCGCGGAGAAGTTAGACGAACTCGGCCTCTCCGACGAGGTGAAGGGCGAGGTCTTCGACGAGGAGTGGCTCGAGAAACTCGAGGAGGACGGCGAGGCCGTCAGCTTCCCCGAGGAGCCCCAGAAGGACGTCCTCGCGTTCGTCCGCGAACACGGCAAGCAGTACGACGACGAGGCGGGTCGAGCGGCCGAGATGGAGGAGTGGCAGCGTGACATCCTCGACATGATGCGCGCGGAGGCCTACTACTTCGCCGCCCAGAAGATGACGAAGGTGATGAACGAGGGGTGGGCCGCCTACTGGGAGTCGACGATGATGACCGACGAGGCCTTCGCCGGCGACGACGAGTTCATGAACTACGCCGATCACATGGCGAAGGTGCTGGCGTCGGGCGGGCTCAACCCCTACAGCCTCGGGATGGAGCTCTGGGAGTACGTCGAGAACCGGACGAACCGCCGGGAGGTCTTAGAGCACCTGCTGCGCGTCGAGGGCATCTCCTGGCGGAACCTCATGGACGTCGTCGACTTCGACGAGGTGCTCGAGACGCTCGAGCCGCCGGAAGCGATCGACACGATCACGCCCGAGACGCTCGACGCGCTCGAGGAGGTTCCCGAGGAGTACGTCGACCGCGAGGCCCTCGCGGCCGCCCAGGAGGGCGAGATCGACGTTTCGAAGTATCCGTGGAAGGTCCTGACCGAGGAGGGGCTCGCACGCCGTCACTACTCGCTGGTCAAGCGCCAGCACCGCGGGTTCCTGACCCGAGTGAGCCAGAACGACCTCGAGCAGATCGGCCGCTACCTCTTCGACGACGCCCGCTACGAGAGCGTCGCGGAGGCGCTCGCCGACGTCGACTTCACCGCGGGCTGGGACCGGATGTTCGACATCCGCGAGAGCCACAACGACGTGACCTTCTTAGACGAGTTCCTCACCCAGGAGTTCATCACGGAGAACAACTACTTCACCTACGAGCACTCGCAGGCGACCGGCCAGTTCCACGTCGCCAGCGACGCCGCCGAAGACGTCAAGAAGAAGCTCCTGTTGCAGTTCACCAACTTCGGGAAGCCGACGATCGCGGTCTACGACGGCAACTACAACAACGCCAACGAACTGCTGTTGGGCCACCAGTACAACGGCGTCATGCTCGACCTCGGGCAGGCGAAGGAGACCCTGAAGCGGATCTTCGAACTCTGGGGTCGGCCGGTGAACCTGCTGACGATCGTCAAGGAGATCGACGACCACGATATCGAGGTCGCCAAGCGCCGGAACCGCGAACCCGAACCCGAAGAGCGGGGGAAACTGATCCGGTACGACGGCGACGAGGTGACCGTCGAGGACGTCCCCTGGGAGGAGGTCGACCACCTCTCGGCCGACGACGTCGACTACGACACGAAACCCGACGAGTGGCTCGCCTGA